Proteins from a single region of Hordeum vulgare subsp. vulgare chromosome 6H, MorexV3_pseudomolecules_assembly, whole genome shotgun sequence:
- the LOC123403309 gene encoding protein SRG1-like, giving the protein MSSYGQQFKIREVPPIVQELVAEGVQEPPGQYVVPEQDRPAAAVSEMPEPIPVVDLSRLSADSPDELAKLRSALENWDLFLAVGHGMEPGFLAEAMKVMREFFKLPLEEKRKYSNIVDGKKMSWDGYGNDLVVVENQVLDWNDRLSLLVEPESERAYALWPTQPPSFRDILCEYTVRCRGVANLILQKLAKLLNLQEEYLTTMLGEKSLTQATINYYPRCPKPDHVLGLKPHTDSSLITVNFVDVDVSGLQLQKNGIWYNVPIVANALVVNMGDLMEVVSNGFFKSLMHRVVTNAEKERLSLVMFYVLDPEADIEPVPELVDDKRPRRYKNMKSKDYLEKFFDTYATGKLAIDSMKI; this is encoded by the exons ATGTCATCATACGGCCAACAATTCAAGATACGCGAGGTGCCCCCGATCGTGCAGGAGCTGGTGGCCGAGGGCGTGCAGGAGCCGCCGGGCCAGTACGTGGTCCCCGAGCAAGACCGGCCCGCCGCGGCGGTCTCGGAGATGCCCGAGCCCATCCCCGTCGTCGACCTCAGCCGGCTGTCCGCCGACAGCCCCGACGAGCTCGCCAAGCTGCGGTCCGCCTTGGAGAACTGGGACCTCTTCCTG GCTGTTGGACATGGAATGGAGCCTGGCTTTCTTGCCGAGGCCATGAAGGTCATGAGAGAGTTCTTCAAGCTCCCGCTGGAAGAGAAACGGAAATACTCCAACATTGTCGACGGCAAGAAGATGAGCTGGGATGGATACGGCAACGACTTGGTCGTGGTGGAAAATCAGGTCCTTGACTGGAACGACCGGCTCAGCCTCCTGGTGGAACCCGAGTCAGAGAGAGCCTATGCACTGTGGCCAACACAACCACCTTCTTTCAG AGACATTCTATGTGAGTACACAGTCCGGTGCAGAGGGGTGGCCAACCTTATCCTGCAAAAACTAGCCAAGCTACTCAATTTACAGGAGGAATACTTAACAACCATGCTGGGCGAGAAGTCCTTAACCCAAGCTACAATCAACTACTACCCTCGGTGCCCCAAGCCAGACCATGTCTTGGGCCTTAAGCCCCATACCGATTCTTCGTTGATCACTGTCAACTTCGTTGATGTTGATGTCAGCGGGCTCCAGCTCCAGAAGAATGGCATTTGGTACAACGTGCCCATCGTCGCAAACGCATTGGTTGTGAACATGGGGGATTTAATGGAG gtaGTGAGCAATGGGTTCTTCAAAAGCCTGATGCATAGGGTCGTGACCAATGCGGAGAAAGAACGCTTGTCGTTGGTGATGTTCTATGTTTTGGATCCTGAGGCGGATATTGAGCCGGTACCAGAGCTGGTGGATGATAAGAGACCTAGACGATACAAGAATATGAAGAGCAAAGACTATCTAGAGAAATTCTTTGACACTTATGCAACAGGGAAGCTAGCCATAGACTCCATGAAGATCTGA